From Polaribacter haliotis:
ACCATTTTTTCTCTACAGTAATTATGGGAATAGAAGATGGAGCAAATGCAAAAGGCTATAATATTATGGTTTGTTTCTCTAATGAATCTTATAAGAAAGAAGTAGAAACTTTAAAAGTTTTATCGAATGGAAGTGTAGATGGTTTAATTATTTCTATAGCAAGTGAAACGCTTGAAAATAAGGATTTTAATCATATAAAAGGATTGGTTTCTGAAGAGATTCCATTAGTGTTGTTTGATCGAGTTGTAGATGAAATTTCTTGTGATAAAGTAGTGGTAGATGATGTTGGTGCAGGTTACAAAGCAACGAAATATTTGGTAGAAAATGGATCCAAAAAAATAGCAATGATAACAACGCCTAATCATGTAAATGTAGGGGCTTTAAGAAGGCAAGGTTATGAAAAAGCATTAATTGAAGCGTACATTAAAACTGATAAAAAATTAATAATAGAGGTTGATGAAAGTAAAGACATAAAAACTCAAATAGAAAAAGTCTTTCATGAAGATATTGATGCTGTTTTTGCTGTAAATGAAATTTATGCAGCTAATGCAATGAGAGTAGCGAAAGAGAAAGGTTTTAATGTACCTAAAGATCTCTCTATAATAGGTTTTACAGATGGTTTAATATCAGAATATTCTTCACCATCTATCACTACAATTGCACAACATGGTTTTACAATGGGAAAACAAGCAGTCGAATTATTAATTGAAAGAATAGAAAATGAAGCTGAAATTTTTAAACCTAAAAAAATTGTGATTTCTAGCGATTTAAAATTACGAGAATCTACGAAACCGTCGTCGTAACTTTTTTAGTGATTTTTTATCAATTTCATAAAATAAATATATCTTTGTTGCATTATTAAGGTTTATCAATAAATTACATTCCACAAAATTTATTAATTGATAAGTCGAAAAACTTATCGTAATATTCATTTATAATATTCGATAATGGAAAAGCGTAAATTAAGCTTCTGGCAAATTTGGAACATGAGTTTCGGATTTCTAGGAATACAATTTGGATTCGCCCTTCAAGGTGGATTTATGTCAAGAATTTTTCAAACTTTAGGAGCAGGTAAGGAAGATATTCCTTTACTATGGATTGCTGCACCCTTAACAGGTTTACTTGTACAACCAATTATTGGTTATATGAGTGATCGAACCTGGAGCGTAAAATGGGGTAGAAGAAGACCTTACTTTTTAGTAGGAGCAGTTTTAAGTTCTATAGCTTTATTTTTAGTTCCTAATTCACCTGCTTTGTGGGTTGCTGCTGGATTTTTATGGATTTTAGATGCTTCCATAAACATTTCTATGGAGCCATTTAGAGCTTTAGTGGCAGATAAATTACCAGAATCTCAACGTTCTTACGGTTTTGTAGTTCAAACATTAATTATT
This genomic window contains:
- a CDS encoding LacI family DNA-binding transcriptional regulator; amino-acid sequence: MGIEDGANAKGYNIMVCFSNESYKKEVETLKVLSNGSVDGLIISIASETLENKDFNHIKGLVSEEIPLVLFDRVVDEISCDKVVVDDVGAGYKATKYLVENGSKKIAMITTPNHVNVGALRRQGYEKALIEAYIKTDKKLIIEVDESKDIKTQIEKVFHEDIDAVFAVNEIYAANAMRVAKEKGFNVPKDLSIIGFTDGLISEYSSPSITTIAQHGFTMGKQAVELLIERIENEAEIFKPKKIVISSDLKLRESTKPSS